A window of Bacteroidota bacterium contains these coding sequences:
- a CDS encoding GIY-YIG nuclease family protein, whose translation MKALIKSFETRLGELTEQKILDLSKNDNSIFNVLRDLHNEAFGAYVWDDSKPNLDYYLTYVTKVNGKLEGFILKLQPHTKNRNELTTCFSAFICETYNRNNPHEVFNAYQAHQRSLFERLDYWTYGNELAKELKGKNGDLILKGYRDILFVPLADEPPKEPNIKNGLEKKVNSKTLGKQELQYVYIMYNKQNLYHKIGRSIKPEHREKTLQGQEPDVELIEKWAASAEVEKILHRKYKEKRKRGEWFDLTSTDIDEIKLFMQTIISKSK comes from the coding sequence ATGAAAGCATTAATAAAAAGTTTTGAAACACGATTAGGAGAATTAACTGAACAAAAAATTCTCGACTTATCGAAAAACGACAATTCAATTTTCAATGTTCTTCGTGATCTTCACAATGAAGCATTTGGAGCATATGTTTGGGATGACAGCAAACCAAATTTGGACTATTACCTCACTTATGTAACAAAAGTAAATGGTAAATTAGAAGGGTTTATCTTAAAACTTCAACCGCACACAAAGAACAGAAATGAGTTGACAACTTGCTTCTCTGCTTTTATATGTGAGACATACAACAGAAATAATCCTCATGAAGTTTTTAATGCTTATCAAGCTCATCAACGGTCTTTATTTGAAAGACTTGACTACTGGACTTATGGTAACGAATTAGCTAAAGAGTTAAAAGGAAAAAACGGTGACTTGATCCTTAAAGGATATAGAGATATTCTGTTTGTTCCCCTTGCAGACGAGCCACCAAAAGAACCAAATATTAAAAATGGTTTGGAAAAGAAGGTAAATTCTAAAACACTAGGAAAACAAGAGTTGCAATACGTTTACATTATGTATAACAAACAAAATCTTTATCACAAAATTGGGAGAAGCATAAAACCAGAGCATAGAGAAAAAACTTTACAAGGACAGGAGCCAGATGTTGAATTAATTGAAAAATGGGCTGCTTCAGCCGAGGTTGAGAAAATTTTACATAGAAAGTATAAAGAGAAAAGAAAACGTGGGGAGTGGTTTGACTTGACAAGCACTGACATTGATGAAATTAAATTGTTTATGCAGACAATTATTTCAAAAAGCAAGTGA